Proteins from a single region of Gossypium arboreum isolate Shixiya-1 chromosome 1, ASM2569848v2, whole genome shotgun sequence:
- the LOC108479109 gene encoding uncharacterized protein LOC108479109: protein MCLVLLCGKEERVLGRMQAPGFCPHCRGKVEAVDVERRWRLCFLPICFKVKRNYSCTICARRLVLYY, encoded by the coding sequence atgtGTTTGGTATTGTTGTGTGGTAAAGAAGAGAGGGTTTTGGGAAGAATGCAAGCTCCTGGGTTTTGTCCGCACTGTAGGGGCAAAGTGGAGGCCGTCGATGTTGAGAGACGATGGAGGTTATGTTTCTTGCCCATTTGCTTCAAGGTCAAGAGAAATTATTCATGCACCATATGTGCCAGGCGTTTGGTCTTGTATTACTAG